A section of the Dehalobacter sp. DCM genome encodes:
- a CDS encoding DNA adenine methylase — MNSIISWVGGKKALRDLIYQRMPKEYGRYVEVFGGGGWVLFGRPLGTVMEVYNDYNSDLTNMFRCVRDQPMAFLTELGFLPLNGRDEFMVLKRYLEKEEFTSEFMQKELELAQRQLTPIQFEEIKTILIEKAQMNDIKRAAAFFKLIRYSYGSGCTSYGCQPFDIRKTFHLLWQGSRRLKDTVIENKDFEDLIKQYDRENAFIYCDPPYYLTEGHYAVEFLKEDHYRLRDTLAGCQGKWLVSYNDCEFIRELYQDFRIEAVSRLNNLAQRYDNGSEYAEVLISNYDTGERLRDMPTQLGLFDLAGFYGME; from the coding sequence ATGAACAGCATCATCAGCTGGGTGGGCGGCAAGAAAGCATTGCGGGATCTCATTTACCAAAGGATGCCCAAGGAATACGGGCGGTATGTCGAAGTCTTCGGCGGCGGAGGCTGGGTGCTGTTTGGCCGTCCCCTAGGCACGGTCATGGAGGTGTACAACGATTATAATTCCGACCTGACGAATATGTTCCGCTGTGTCCGCGACCAGCCGATGGCGTTCCTGACGGAACTGGGATTCCTTCCATTAAACGGCCGCGACGAGTTTATGGTCCTAAAACGATATCTGGAGAAGGAGGAATTCACTAGCGAATTTATGCAGAAGGAACTGGAGCTGGCCCAGCGGCAGCTGACTCCGATCCAGTTCGAGGAAATCAAAACCATCCTCATTGAGAAGGCACAGATGAATGACATCAAACGCGCCGCTGCCTTCTTTAAGCTCATACGCTACAGTTACGGAAGCGGCTGTACCAGCTACGGCTGCCAGCCCTTCGATATCCGTAAGACCTTTCATCTGCTCTGGCAGGGCAGCCGAAGATTAAAGGATACCGTCATCGAGAATAAGGACTTCGAGGATTTAATCAAGCAATACGACAGGGAGAACGCCTTTATCTACTGCGACCCGCCGTACTATTTGACAGAAGGTCACTATGCGGTGGAATTTCTCAAGGAGGATCACTACCGCCTGCGGGATACGCTGGCAGGTTGTCAGGGCAAGTGGCTGGTCAGCTACAACGACTGTGAATTCATACGGGAGCTGTATCAGGACTTCCGGATCGAGGCAGTGAGTCGCCTGAACAATCTGGCCCAGCGTTATGACAACGGCAGCGAGTATGCCGAAGTCCTGATCTCCAACTACGACACCGGTGAACGGCTGCGGGATATGCCGACCCAGCTGGGTCTCTTCGACCTTGCCGGTTTTTATGGCATGGAATAA